One window of the Diospyros lotus cultivar Yz01 chromosome 12, ASM1463336v1, whole genome shotgun sequence genome contains the following:
- the LOC127787579 gene encoding uncharacterized protein LOC127787579 — MEAENQNIEAQRSLRDYASPSVDSIASSIRRPTVQANNFEIKPAIIQMMQATVQFGGFVNDDPNAHIANFLEIYDTFKHNEVSDDAIRLRLFPFSLRDKAKAWLSSLSPGSITTWDVMAQKFLAKYFPPSKTAKMQTDITTFVQFEMETLYEACERFRELLRKCPHHQLPVWLQVQTFYNGLSSTNRSMIDAAAEGTIMRKTPDEAYELLDEMASNSYQWQVDRLPMRRPTVGHEVSNISALSAQVAALNAKLDNLCNPSMPTESITCDLCGVVGHGLVECQMGNTFANVLESSNFVGNFHCQQHNPYNNVYNPGWSNHPNLSWSNHNAINYQAPSRFQPQQEKKPSLEELMTKFVNTAKTRFQGMETKFQNQEAFIQNLEVQVGQIAKMLSSRPQGSLLSNIETNPREQANSIMLRSGKELQDPPKASKPVSKQEGMIQGEVLPPREFYETKLKEAETTQRRPNQMEAKCEYEWSPKIKFLDPNVKPYVPPLPFPQRLKQHQHEQFAKFFEMLKKLHINIPFVDAITQVPSYAKFLKDILANKRKLAEFETVKMSEEEFYYPLYYW; from the exons ATGGAAGcagaaaatcaaaatatagaagcCCAGAGGTCATTGAGGGATTATGCATCACCTTCCGTTGATAGCATTGCCTCGAGTATTCGTAGGCCGACAGTACAAGCTAACAACTTTGAGATCAAGCCGGCAATCATCCAAATGATGCAAGCCACGGTTCAATTTGGTGGCTTCGTTAATGATGACCCAAACGCACACATCGCCAACTTCTTGGAGATTTATGATACTTTCAAGCATAACGAAGTCTCTGATGATGCTATACGCCTAAGATTGTTCCCATTCTCATTGAGAGACAAGGCAAAAGCATGGTTGAGTTCACTTTCACCAGGTTCTATCACCACATGGGATGTCATGGCCCAAAAGTTTCTAGCCAAGTACTTTCCACCATCAAAAACTGCAAAGATGCAAACTGATATCACTACTTTTGTGCAGTTTGAGATGGAGACATTGTATGAAGCCTGTGAGCGCTTCAGGGAGTTGTTAAGGAAGTGTCCACACCACCAATTACCTGTGTGGCTTCAGGTACAAACTTTCTATAATGGATTATCTTCTACTAATCGTTCTATGATTGATGCAGCTGCAGAAGGTACCATTATGAGGAAGACACCTGATGAAGCTTATGAGTTGTTGGATGAAATGGCGTCTAATAGTTATCAATGGCAAGTTGACAGGTTACCAATGAGGAGACCGACTGTAGGACATGAAGTGAGCAACATCAGTGCTTTATCCGCTCAGGTGGCCGCCCTTAATGCAAAGTTGGACAATTTATGCAATCCATCCATGCCTACCGAGAGTATCACTTGTGACTTATGTGGAGTGGTAGGACATGGTTTAGTAGAGTGCCAAATGGGGAATACTTTTGCAAATGTGTTAGAATCTTCCAACTTTGTAGGGAATTTCCATTGTCAGCAACATAATCCATACAACAATGTTTACAATCCAGGATGGAGCAACCACCCCAATCTCTCATGGAGCAATCATAATGCCATAAACTATCAAGCACCTTCCAGATTCCAACCACAACAAGAGAAGAAACCAAGCTTAGAGGAGTTGATGACCAAGTTCGTAAATACTGCTAAGACAAGATTCCAAGGTATGGAAACCAAATTTCAGAACCAGGAGGCATTTATTCAAAACTTGGAGGTACAGGTTGGGCAGATTGCTAAGATGCTTTCTTCTAGGCCCCAAGGCTCTTTACTAAGCAACATAGAGACCAATCCAAGAGAGCAAGCCAATTCCATCATGCTAAGGAGTGGAAAGGAGTTGCAGGATCCACCCAAAGCAAGTAAACCCGTGAGCAAGCAAGAGGGGATGATCCAAGGAGAAGTGCTTCCACCAAGGGAATTTTATGAGACCAAACTAAAAGAAGCTGAAACAACACAAAGAAGGCCAAACCAGATGGAAGCAAAATGTGAGTATGAGTGGTCaccaaaaattaagtttttagatCCTAATGTCAAGCCATACGTGCCACCATTGCCTTTCCCTCAAAGACTCAAGCAACACCAACATGAGCAATTCGCCAAGTTCTTTGAGATGTTAAAGAAGCTACAcatcaatattccatttgtGGATGCTATCACACAAGTCCCTAGCTACGCCAAGTtcttaaaagatattttagccAACAAGAGGAAGCTAGCAGAATTTGAGACAGTCAAGATGAGTGAAGA GGAGTTTTACTATCCCTTGTATTATTGGTGA